The Spiroplasma endosymbiont of Atherix ibis nucleotide sequence AATTGGTATTCTCTAAAAGAAATAGCATTAAAATTTAACTCAACTACTGGATCAATTGGAACAATAATTAACAAATATAAAAATGCAAAGATAAGTGAAGCAAAAACTCGCTTGCCTTATAAAATAGATTACAGCATATCTCAAAAGGCAAATGATTTGTTTATAGGAGTTCTATTCGACTATAATAAAGAATTAATTAAGGAGAATAATATTTTAAAAAAGCAATGAGCCTCCAAGGGCGAAACCAAAAAGAAATAATTCAGGAATTATTAATAAATACGAAATATAATTGAACAATAATTTGCAAAATTTTAAATATCAATAGAACATCAACATATAAAGAAAATAAAACTTTAATGAATTTCCTCAATGATACAAGAATTATGAATTTAGTGATTTCAGAAATTGAAAAAAATAATTTTCTTAGTGCTTATAGTGCTAAAAGATGATCTTTATATTTTAAATTGAATTATATTGACCCTTTTAGGATAAATCACAAAAAATTAGAACGTATATTTAAAAAATTTAATCATATTGCATATTATATTAAGAAACAAACTAAACATGAAATTAAAAAATATAAAGAAACTATTAGAAAAAATTATCTTAAAGAAGCAAAAGAAATGGGATTTGAAAACATTTGAACTAGTGACATAAATCAATTTTCAGTTAAAACAAAAAAAGGTTATATTTGCACAGTTCAAGATAATTTAACTGGAGAAATAATAGGAAAATCTAAAAGAATAGATAATCAAAAAAAAAAAAAAAATTGTGCTTGAAGCTGTAAAAATGGCATATAAAAATAAAAAATATTTAGGTCCAATATTATTACATTCAGATAATGGAAATCAATATACTTCTGAAAACTACATAAATTTATGTAATGATTTGCAAATCATTAGAAGTTATTCAAAACCAGGAACACCTCATCATAATGGCAAGCATGAAAGTTTTCATAGTCGTTTAAAAGATGAAACTATAAGAACATGTCATATTGAAAACATCAATCAATGCTTAAAAATAGCATGAGCATGATTAGATTTTTATAATAATGATAGAATTAGAATAAATAAAAAATGATAAAAAAAAAAAAAAACGTTCCCTCTATAGGGGGAACCTTCTGGGAAATATTAAGAGAGTGATGACCATATTAATTAATTTGAATTAACCAAATTTAAGCAATATTGAAGTAAATATTTAAATTAAAAACGTCAACTTATGTTGACGTTAAATATTTTATTATTATATTACTTTTAAAGTAATTTTAAAAATTTATTCAAATATTTTAATATCCATTTTTATGCTCTTCACCTTTTATAATTGCAACTCCCCCACTTATACCTAATCTTTGAGCTCCATTTTCAATCATTTTAATTGCATCTTCAAAAGCTCTAACTCCTCCAGCTGCTTTTACTTTTGCTTTATCTTGAACAATTGATTTCATTAAAGCAACATCTTCTAAGTTAGCTCCTGATGTTGAAAATCCTGTTGAAGTTTTTACAAATTCCAATTTAGCTTCTAAAGCTAATTCACAGCATTTAACAATTTCTTCTTTTGTTAATAAACAATTTTCTAAAATAACTTTAACACAGTTTTTTGAAGCTGCTTTTTTTACAGCTTTCATATCATTTAAAACTAAATCTCAATTAGCATCTTTTACTGCACCAATATTAATAACCATATCAATTTCAGTTGCTCCATTTTCAATTGCTTGTTTTGTTTCAAAAACTTTTACTTCACTTGTTGTTGCTCCTAAAGGAAAACCTACAACAGTTGTAATACCTACATTTGTATCTTTTAATAACTCTTTTGCATAACTAATGTGACATGGATTTATACAAACAGTTACAAAATCCCATTCTTTAGCTTCATTACATAATTTTTCAATTTCCTTTTTTTGAGCATCTGCTTTTAATAAAGTATGATCTATATATCTATTTAATTTCATTTTAGTTATCTCCTAATTTTTCTTGATCTTTTTCAACTAAGTTTAAAACTCGAACTGTTTCACAACTAATATCTAGTAAATAATCTCTTAAGTAAAAATCATTTTCATATATCATTTTTAAAAATACAGAAATTTCATATTCAAATAAATCTTTGTCATTATTTGATTTATAAATTAATTGAACTTCATCTGAATTTGTATGATTATATAAACTAATCTCTTCTAATTGTATAACATTTTTAAAAGTTAATGTTGCTATATCAGAGAGTAATTCATTTTCAATTCTTCCAGCACTTACTTTACTACATACAATATTTGTAAGAACATCACTTTCATGTCTTAAAAGAACACAATCGCTCATTCCACTTCCATTTGCCAATTTCTGACCCATAGCTTTTACTTCAATAACTGGTCCAAATAAAGAGATACTTAATTCAACTGGATAAATCAAAATATCATAAGTTGATCCTTTTCCAAGATTTGCATCAAATACAGAATCAAACTGACCTAATTTGATTTTTTCCATTCTTGAAGAATATTTATTTAAATTTAAATTTGCTATAAACGGTTGATAATTTTTTACAAACTCAAATAAATGTGAAAATTGTGGACAATGAAAAGTTTTATATGCTTCCATTAAAAAGACATTATTTTTTTTAGCAATCTCAAATAATTCAACTGCTTGATCAAATAAAAGAGTTAAAGGTTTTTCAAGTAAAACATGTTTTTGTTGAGTTAAAAAATATTTTGCTTGTTCATAGTGTAAACCATTTGGTGAAGCAATATAAACAGCATCAATTTCATCTAA carries:
- the deoC gene encoding deoxyribose-phosphate aldolase, with the protein product MKLNRYIDHTLLKADAQKKEIEKLCNEAKEWDFVTVCINPCHISYAKELLKDTNVGITTVVGFPLGATTSEVKVFETKQAIENGATEIDMVINIGAVKDANWDLVLNDMKAVKKAASKNCVKVILENCLLTKEEIVKCCELALEAKLEFVKTSTGFSTSGANLEDVALMKSIVQDKAKVKAAGGVRAFEDAIKMIENGAQRLGISGGVAIIKGEEHKNGY
- a CDS encoding Gfo/Idh/MocA family oxidoreductase; translated protein: MIKFGTIGTSLITESFIQSAIKNPNCKIVCCYSRNKTKAQNIIRENKLYAKAVDNFDQMLDEIDAVYIASPNGLHYEQAKYFLTQQKHVLLEKPLTLLFDQAVELFEIAKKNNVFLMEAYKTFHCPQFSHLFEFVKNYQPFIANLNLNKYSSRMEKIKLGQFDSVFDANLGKGSTYDILIYPVELSISLFGPVIEVKAMGQKLANGSGMSDCVLLRHESDVLTNIVCSKVSAGRIENELLSDIATLTFKNVIQLEEISLYNHTNSDEVQLIYKSNNDKDLFEYEISVFLKMIYENDFYLRDYLLDISCETVRVLNLVEKDQEKLGDN
- a CDS encoding integrase core domain-containing protein produces the protein MAYKNKKYLGPILLHSDNGNQYTSENYINLCNDLQIIRSYSKPGTPHHNGKHESFHSRLKDETIRTCHIENINQCLKIAWAWLDFYNNDRIRINKKW